Genomic window (Magnolia sinica isolate HGM2019 chromosome 6, MsV1, whole genome shotgun sequence):
TACAATGTTAATGTACAAACAACAAAaataggcaaattcaaatctcatgtagaccaaACCACAGGAACCAGTGGTAattggacacccaccattaaaatggtcctggggctacaaaagttttggataaaactgattattttattttattttcattggttggatggtaaataaacattacagtgggccttgggaagtttctACTGGTGAGTGCGAAGTTTCTACTGGTAAGTGCTGTTTTCTTGTGATGTAGTCCACGTGGGGTTTGGATCGTCTcacttttttgggctcatgtcctaaaataagtggagaaataaatgaatggcgtggataaaacatatatattatgatGGTCCACATAGCACTGTTCAGTAACCAGTTCGTTGCTGTGATTAATCCGCCTCTTACGGGGCAAAAATATTAAAAGCTCTGGCGGATTGGGTGGTATCCGGGTTAGTGGATGTTACACTGACCATATGGGGCCCAcgggaaacagtagtaattgaaagctcatcgttaaaaacttcgtctacttaatgtttattgaccatccaatctgttggtaacctcacacagacctggatgaaaaaaaaaaaaaaaccaaatattggcctgatccaaaacttttgaggctCACCAAAAGATTTTAACGGTCAATAACCACTTTCCTGAAGTGTAGTCTACCTGAAATTTCATCTACTTAGTTTCGGgaccatgtcttaaaataagttggaaaaactgatgaacatagtggatatacatgcatacatcaaggtgggccacatagtgaatatacatgcatacatcgaggtgggcccctatgtcagggtctcacccacattgCTGGTTGGGGTCGCAACCAAGTCGTACTTggggctctgtggaccccaccctgatggttTTACCCACGCCAGccattcatttttcagatcaatTTAGTACAGgagcacaaaaaatgaggcagattcaatgctctagtagaccacacagtggcaaaagttttgatcaagctgatgttttgtTTTCCCTTTCTATGTGCTCTTATGAACAGGTTACGGAAAATAACATTATGGTctgccctaagaagatttcaacagtaatGGGTCATCATCATTGCTGCTTCTCGTGGGTGGTCTacatgagcgttggatctgcctcattttcagtgTAGTACCCTAAAACGATGAGAAAATATGGAttgacagcatagataaaacccatacatcatgatggaccccaaagGTCCACTGCTGGACTTAGTCCGTCCAGCAGGGACAGGACCCAAACAGCTTTTGACCGCTACAGCCCAACATGGCTGTGGTGCGGTTAGGGAATCCAGCCATTCCCACTCATGCACTGCtccgacgcggattgcgtactacccccgcccgtttttgttttgatgccttaaaataatctgatgtggtgtggtccatttgttcgttggatctgcctcatttctgttttgatgccttaaaataatctgagaaaagggatagacagtttggatgtacagatacatcacggtgggcccgcccacagaaatgcccgttcggagctagggaagggcgggggtagtacgcaatccgcgtccgcactGCTCAGCCAGCCAcatgagagcgagagagagaaacAGCACCGAAACTCTCTCTACCTACGTAACTACCTTTCCCACACTCTTCAGGACATGCATGACTATAAAAGCCCATAAACCCGCCGTCTTCTCCACCCGTCTCAGCTTTCCTCCCCCTACTACCCGTACAAACCgccatttctccctctctctccaacaGCAACCGTAACAACCACGACTTCATTGTCTTTGATCATTTCATCGTCGGAGAGAAGAAGGAAaacagaagaaagaaaaacaaaagcacttcaaaatcaaatagaaatttcaaaaaagaagacaACCCATTTCACAATTTTCAGTTCTTTCAGCAATGTTGAGGTCACGATGCGGCGCAGTTCTTCTCAAGTTCCTTTGCTTGGTAGTTCTTTCTGCGACTGCATTAGCCCACAAGAAAGTGACCAAGGGCGTGACTTATGACGGAAGGTCATTGATCATTAACGGACGAAGGGAGCTTCTCTTCTCAGGTTCCGTTCATTATCCACGTAGCACTCCTGAGGTATTGAATTGGATAATTAAGCTGTTTtcaatctttattttctttatgccTATGAATTTGATTATTGAAGATGTGGGGTTGGATTTTTGTTAGACATGGCCACAAATCATTGCAAAAGCAAAGCATGGAGGGCTCAACGTCATCCAGACCTACGTCTTCTGGAATGTTCATGAGCCTGTTCAAGGCCAGGTATAGCTCGACTGATTTTAAAGGATTTTGATAGTATTCTAACAAAAGAAACATACAACCACACGTGTGTTTAGCTTCAAACTGAAATCACCCAACTGAGATATGCAACAGAAATTAGATTCTTGGCAGCACCTCCAAACACAACCAATGTATAGTATCAGGAGTGATTGATCTGAGTTGTTGAAATTGCAGTTCAATTTTGTTGGAAGGAATGATCTGGTGAAATTCATCAAGACGGTATGGCAGCAAGGCTTGTATGTGACCCTCAGGATCGGTCCCTTCATCGAGGCTGAATGGAACTTTGGGTATCCATTATTTTCCTTCTAATCATATGattgttttcacttcaaatcagttgtttttcattgaaaaaaagcTTACTTTTATTAAATTGTTCTAATATTGTCGGATGCGCACTAGAGGATTCCCTTACTGGCTAAAAGAGGTGGAGAACATTACCTTCCGTACCGATAATCCACCATTCAAGGTGGTTTCTTCCCCATGATTCTTATTTTCCGTTATTGATATGAAATGAATACGTAAGCTTACATGCACATTCAATGACCtcttattgaaaattttcaatattcagTATCATATGGAGAAGTTTACAAAGATGATTGTGAACATGATGAAGAGAGAGAAGTTATATGCATCTCAGGGCGGTCCTATTATCCTATCACAGGTTTAATTCCTTTGTAATTTCCATCCTCCAAATTGAAAGTATGGTCTTGCTTAATCCTGTTAATCTCACCTTAATATTCTTTGGTGGGTCCAGATCGAAAATGAATATAACATGATCGAGCTTGcatttaaggagaagggaaaatcTTATGTTCAATGGGCCGGAAACATGGCGGTTGGGCTAAAGACAGGAGTGCCATGGGTGATGTGTAAGCAAAATGATGCCCCTGATCCAGTGGTCAGTCTACTATCTTCACCTTCTTTCTTACAAGGTACAAACAATCAGAGGGTTCTATGgcctaaaaatgttttttttccttttttctttgtgAGTGTGAAGATCAACTCATGCAATGGAAGGAACTGTGGAGATACTTTTGTTGGCCCGAATCGACCAAATAAGCCTGTGTTATGGACTGAGAACTGGACTGCTCAGTACAGAGTGTTTGGTGACCCACCATCTCAGAGATCAGCTGAAGATCTTGCATTCTCAGTTGCTCGCTTCTTCTCCAAGAATGGCACGCTCGTAAACTactacatgtatcatggtggaacGAACTTTGGCAGAACAGCTTCCTCATTTGTAACAACTCGCTATTATGATGAAGCTCCTCTCGACGAATATGGTTTTCAGAAGGAACCCAAGTGGGGTCACCTCAGGGACTTGCACTCTGCTCTGAGACTTTGCAGGAAGGCTTTGCTTTGGGGGCTTCCCACTGTTCACACAATGGGGAAGGATCTAGAGGCCCTTGTTTATGAGAAGCCAGGAACTAGTGTGTGTGCTGCCTTCCTCACCAACAATGATACTAGAGTAGCTGCAACTGCAACTTTCAGAGGTGTTGAATTTTATCTACCCTCGCGGTCGATCAGTATTCTCCCTGATTGCAAGACTCTGGTCTTCAACACTCAAAGGGTAATTTGCAATCTCTACCACTTGTTTTCTCAAACACTGTTAAAAAACATTacagggaaaaaaataaaaaataaaaaattcagattCAGGAAAACACTGGAATTATTGGGTATACAATAGCTCATGGCCTGCTAATTGCCTGACACATTCTATTAATTTCATAAAATTCCCTCATTCATTTACACTTGCCGAATGAAACCTGTTTTTACTAGAGACCTCAAATGGGTCTTTTACCATGTCCAACACGTGGGTCTTTTACCATGTCCAACACGTAAATTATTAGCATAGAAGCTATTACTATATATGGCATATTGTCTCAATTTAACATATGGTAACCCTGTTGGTTGCATCCAAACAGATAActtcacaacacaatgcaagggGCTATCATCCAGTGAAGGAATCTCACAGGGATAGGGAGTGGAAAATGCATCAAGAGAAGATCCCAAGAATCAGCGACACTTATATTAGATCAATGGCCCCATTAGAACTCATGAACTTGACTAAGGATAGAACAGATTACCTCTGGTATACCACAAGGTAAGCACATTGCATTACCAATGCTTGGGAGCCAAAGATCGAGAAATGGTTGGTCAACACGAGTTCATAAACCCTATAAATGAAACTTGCCTTGAGAATCATATCTCGAAAATTTGAATAGTTTCAGGATTATTTGTAAGATGGTTTTCTCATTTGGACACTGCAATGATCAACTCATTTGGCTTTCTCCATCTTATGATGCGTATTGGCACATATTTGCAGTTTGGAGCTGGAGAGAGGCGACTTACCTATGCGGCATGACATTAGTCCAGTAATTGAGGTCGCATCACTTGGACATGTGATGCACGcatttataaataatatttatGTTGGTAtgtattctctttttttttggattcgtTAGGTTTGTAAATCGTGGTTGAAGCTGAAATCCTTGACCACTTTTCATGAAGTACTGCATTAATAAAAATCACTAACATTCCATATGGGTtagtttttgaaattttaagaacTTGGGACTTTAAATGTCATGTATTTATAATTGTTGAATTGATTGGTTCAATTCCATGTTATGCGCATTTGCTTGTTGGATTTCAGGATCAGGGCATGGAGATAAAATAGAAAAAAGCTTTGCATTCAAGAAAGCCATAAATCTAAAAGCTGGAACCAATCGAATTTCCCTTCTAGGCATGACGGTTGGACTACCGGTAGAGAATTTGAACATCTAATAGAAAGTTGTgccttttgaatttttattttctttctttctaacaAGTATGTTTCTCTTTCTTATTGAAGGATAGCGGAGTATACTTAGAGCATAGAATGGCAGGTGTTCATTCTGTAATAATTAAAGGTCTGAACACTGGAACCTTGGATCTGTCTACAAATGAGTGGGGACATAAGGTAATGATCATCTCAACCAAACAGAAATCTGGAGATTGATTTCTTATTCCCTTTTCTAGCTCTAATCCTGTTTCTGGTCACGAGTAGAACCCATTTAAAAGATAACAAAACACAAACAAaagacaacaaaaataaataaataaataaaacgacGGTGTTTAGAGAACTCGACCACAAAATTCGTTGAATTTTTTGGGTAAAAATCCCTTGTGTCTAATGCCTGTTGTGCAGGCTGGAGTGGCGGGAGAATCCCTTCGTATCTATAAGCAGCATGGGTCTCACAGGGTCGGCTGGTCCAACTCCAAGGGATCTGAAGGCAAGCCACTTACATGGTACAAGGTACATAAACATACTACATTAATCTCTTATTCTTCCTAAAGCAAAAACACTTCAATATTTCAAACTATAGTACACACTTCCAAAGATTTCTCACATCCAAATGCTCTTGATTGTAATCAATATCATTCTTTGTGTAATCTTAATCTCTACACTGCCAAAGATGTACATTTTAACTACACTATCTGGAAAGCTTCAGTAAATGATTTGAACTACTCCATTTACATTTTTGTTACAGAGATACTTTGATGCTCCTCACGGAAACGAACCCGTCGCTCTAGACCTAAGCAGCATGGGAAAAGGACAGGCTTGGGTCAATGGTGAAAACATCGGCCGTTACTGGGTATCCTACCTCAGTCCTTTGGGGAAGCCTTCTCAATCGATGTAAGTATCAGTAAGgcatgttgcgcagcacgccaacaatgcagtgaactgagatctaatctccgatctcacccacaaatgataaacaagaagaaatatagattaaaaatagaatcaaagcattccaaacaaaccacaagacaagatatacatggaaaaactccaacaagggtaaaaaaccacggatgtaaACTtttactatgaagaaaaacgaagattacaaggcaatatactaacctctcccttggaagtatagagaaaacctTTTGCacacaccttataattatttttcataccctagaaaagccctaagggcacctatttatagtttaggcaactttcctttcgcacatCTGTGAAAACTGACTAAAAaattcgcagtccgcatcaaatccggaaacgaatctgtgtaacctcgactggtcaagcatgggcctcgaccggtcgagcacctcggaacttCAAACTTGatactcgctggactttgagtcgagccagccttagactggtcgagtgggccactcgactggttgagcagggcactcgactggtcgattggcccccagatgtggctccacatcttaacaatctcctacttggagacacatcaccataaaccttcgtcttctacatccagagtgcatcacctccccgtcttcaagcctgaagaccaatcaaagttgaATAGAGCTTTAGCTTCTCTCGTGTGgtcgccttggtcagcatatctgcaGGATTCTTACTTGAATGAATCTTTTCCAGAGCAattgatccatcttccagtaccgaacgtatgaagtgatatctgatggcaatatgcttggtccttgaatgaaagactgaattcttagccaagtgtattgcactctgactgtcactgtacaacttgtaatctgcttacttcttacccaactcttccatgaaaccttgcatccacaccatctccttgcacactTCTGTaactgcaacatattctgcttccgttgtactgatagatactatcttctgtaactgagagacccaactgactgcaacactacccaaagtaaagacataacctgtagtgcttcttctgctgtcgatatctcctgccaaaatTGAATCTACGTAGCATTATAGTTTGATTTCTGATCCACCATAGTATAGtcctatatccacagtacctactaggtatctgaggatccattTCACAgtttcccaatgttccttctcggggttgttcatgaacctgctaacaacttcccctacttgagcaatgtctggcctcgtgctcaccatagcatacataagactccaaatagctgacgcatatgggactttagccatatagtcccgttcctcctgcgtctttgccccTTGCttcttagatagcttgaagtggttggctaatggagtgctaaccgacttatcacctcccatattgaaccgatcaagtaccttggctatgtactctactTGTGACAaaaactagtttcttatttttcctgtcatgctttatcctcatgcctaagatttattttgcaactcctaaatccttcatgaaaaattctctaaacagttgtcttttgaaatatgagatgtccttcatgcttgaaccggccacaagcatattatccacgtacagaagaaggatgatgtacaatgtatcaaacttcttcaaataacaacagtagtctgcatgacatctcctaaaaccatttcccgacatgaaactgtcgaacttcttgtaccacggCCTCGGGGCTTGCTTTAGTTTGCATACTTTGTTCTCcgttcctggtgccacgtatcctgtcggctgatgcatatatatatatctcttcttcaaggtccccatgaagaaaagctgtcttaacatctagctactctagatgtaagtcctctgtagccactatactcaagaccatgcgaatcgtagacattttcaccacaggtgaaaatatttcagtgaaatcgatacctgccttttgttgaaaccctttcacaaccagtctagccttgtactgtttcgaaccatcatgctcctccttcagtctgtaaacccacttgttatgaagaactttcttacccttgggaagagtgactagctcccatataTGATTAGACtaaagagagtccatctcatcatccatggcctgctcccacttaacccgtgtatctgactgtaacgcttcttcaaaacactctggttcaccattatctgttagcaatagataatgtaaggagggtgagtattggaccgtgggtttcctctcccgagtagacctccttacAACCAGTGTTTGTGGctttgcctcataatgctcctgtgcatgatcatcctatggcattgtaacacccgtgtccggtaactcttccaactctacgaattctttctcctcggccttattttcttgcacactgtccttatgcatcactttttcgtTAAAGACTGCGTTCTTGTttttgatgatttttctgttttctgcatcccaaaatctgtagccaaaatcatgctgttcgtagcctataaacgtacaCCTCATGGATTTTGCATCCAGCTTGTTtatgtgctctgcatcaatatgaatatatgaagtgcaaccgaacactctgagatgtgcaaggttcacttctttcccagtccacgtttcttctggtagcccaccatccaatggtggtgAGGGATTTCTAttaatgagatatgcggcagtattcacagcatctgcccaaaaggtcttgggcaatcCTGCATGTAACATTATGCTCCTGGCATGCATAAGGATGGTCTCGTTAATGCGCTCAGTTacaccattctgctgtggtgtccctCGATTCATTTTCTGacgtttgattccatttgttgcaTAATACttctcaaacctcttatcacagtactctctcccattatcagatctgagacattttactattttacctgtctcattttctactatAGCTTTTCActttttaaatacatcaaatatatcaaatttatgctttaagaaatagactcacagttttctactagcattatcaataaaagaaacaaagtaacgtgagccaccaagagataatacttgtgctggtccccacacattagtatgtacaagctccaacagatgcgtctttggagcgcgttccatcttcttgaaacttaccctcttctgcttgccatacacgcagtccttgcagaattccaagtcaTTAGACTTCAGctctggtagcttcccttttgacaataacactttcatccatttctcactcatatgtcgtcccaacctctgatgttataactgcccattcactctagttgatgcgacTGTAAGTAAATTATACGAtcttgaagtcacgtacaaagtaccttcctttttacctcgagatatcaccaaggtatcttttgtgatcttctaggaatcactggtgaatgtcgtcacatattcggtatcggccaactgccccactgaaaTCAAATTCCGTCTCAAActcagtacatgtctgacatccttcaatttcaaagccgttccgtc
Coding sequences:
- the LOC131249410 gene encoding beta-galactosidase 11-like isoform X1, coding for MLRSRCGAVLLKFLCLVVLSATALAHKKVTKGVTYDGRSLIINGRRELLFSGSVHYPRSTPETWPQIIAKAKHGGLNVIQTYVFWNVHEPVQGQFNFVGRNDLVKFIKTVWQQGLYVTLRIGPFIEAEWNFGGFPYWLKEVENITFRTDNPPFKYHMEKFTKMIVNMMKREKLYASQGGPIILSQIENEYNMIELAFKEKGKSYVQWAGNMAVGLKTGVPWVMCKQNDAPDPVVSLLSSPSFLQGTNNQRVLWPKNVFFPFFFVSVKINSCNGRNCGDTFVGPNRPNKPVLWTENWTAQYRVFGDPPSQRSAEDLAFSVARFFSKNGTLVNYYMYHGGTNFGRTASSFVTTRYYDEAPLDEYGFQKEPKWGHLRDLHSALRLCRKALLWGLPTVHTMGKDLEALVYEKPGTSVCAAFLTNNDTRVAATATFRGVEFYLPSRSISILPDCKTLVFNTQRITSQHNARGYHPVKESHRDREWKMHQEKIPRISDTYIRSMAPLELMNLTKDRTDYLWYTTSLELERGDLPMRHDISPVIEVASLGHVMHAFINNIYVGSGHGDKIEKSFAFKKAINLKAGTNRISLLGMTVGLPDSGVYLEHRMAGVHSVIIKGLNTGTLDLSTNEWGHKAGVAGESLRIYKQHGSHRVGWSNSKGSEGKPLTWYKRYFDAPHGNEPVALDLSSMGKGQAWVNGENIGRYWVSYLSPLGKPSQSMYHVPRAFLKPIGNLLVLFEETGGNPEQITIVTINRDTICSYISEFHTPHVKSWERKHGKIKAVAEMMKPHAHLKCPNHKIIKSIQFASFGDPLGICGNYTMGTCNYPGTKSVVEKACLGKTSCTIPVMHDTFGGHTCSGISKTLAVQARCGRKKN
- the LOC131249410 gene encoding beta-galactosidase 11-like isoform X2 — its product is MLRSRCGAVLLKFLCLVVLSATALAHKKVTKGVTYDGRSLIINGRRELLFSGSVHYPRSTPEFNFVGRNDLVKFIKTVWQQGLYVTLRIGPFIEAEWNFGGFPYWLKEVENITFRTDNPPFKYHMEKFTKMIVNMMKREKLYASQGGPIILSQIENEYNMIELAFKEKGKSYVQWAGNMAVGLKTGVPWVMCKQNDAPDPVVSLLSSPSFLQGTNNQRVLWPKNVFFPFFFVSVKINSCNGRNCGDTFVGPNRPNKPVLWTENWTAQYRVFGDPPSQRSAEDLAFSVARFFSKNGTLVNYYMYHGGTNFGRTASSFVTTRYYDEAPLDEYGFQKEPKWGHLRDLHSALRLCRKALLWGLPTVHTMGKDLEALVYEKPGTSVCAAFLTNNDTRVAATATFRGVEFYLPSRSISILPDCKTLVFNTQRITSQHNARGYHPVKESHRDREWKMHQEKIPRISDTYIRSMAPLELMNLTKDRTDYLWYTTSLELERGDLPMRHDISPVIEVASLGHVMHAFINNIYVGSGHGDKIEKSFAFKKAINLKAGTNRISLLGMTVGLPDSGVYLEHRMAGVHSVIIKGLNTGTLDLSTNEWGHKAGVAGESLRIYKQHGSHRVGWSNSKGSEGKPLTWYKRYFDAPHGNEPVALDLSSMGKGQAWVNGENIGRYWVSYLSPLGKPSQSMYHVPRAFLKPIGNLLVLFEETGGNPEQITIVTINRDTICSYISEFHTPHVKSWERKHGKIKAVAEMMKPHAHLKCPNHKIIKSIQFASFGDPLGICGNYTMGTCNYPGTKSVVEKACLGKTSCTIPVMHDTFGGHTCSGISKTLAVQARCGRKKN
- the LOC131249410 gene encoding beta-galactosidase 11-like isoform X5, translating into MLRSRCGAVLLKFLCLVVLSATALAHKKVTKGVTYDGRSLIINGRRELLFSGSVHYPRSTPETWPQIIAKAKHGGLNVIQTYVFWNVHEPVQGQFNFVGRNDLVKFIKTVWQQGLYVTLRIGPFIEAEWNFGGFPYWLKEVENITFRTDNPPFKYHMEKFTKMIVNMMKREKLYASQGGPIILSQIENEYNMIELAFKEKGKSYVQWAGNMAVGLKTGVPWVMCKQNDAPDPVVSLLSSPSFLQGTNNQRVLWPKNVFFPFFFVSVKINSCNGRNCGDTFVGPNRPNKPVLWTENWTAQYRVFGDPPSQRSAEDLAFSVARFFSKNGTLVNYYMYHGGTNFGRTASSFVTTRYYDEAPLDEYGFQKEPKWGHLRDLHSALRLCRKALLWGLPTVHTMGKDLEALVYEKPGTSVCAAFLTNNDTRVAATATFRGVEFYLPSRSISILPDCKTLVFNTQRAGVAGESLRIYKQHGSHRVGWSNSKGSEGKPLTWYKRYFDAPHGNEPVALDLSSMGKGQAWVNGENIGRYWVSYLSPLGKPSQSMYHVPRAFLKPIGNLLVLFEETGGNPEQITIVTINRDTICSYISEFHTPHVKSWERKHGKIKAVAEMMKPHAHLKCPNHKIIKSIQFASFGDPLGICGNYTMGTCNYPGTKSVVEKACLGKTSCTIPVMHDTFGGHTCSGISKTLAVQARCGRKKN
- the LOC131249410 gene encoding beta-galactosidase 11-like isoform X4, producing the protein MLRSRCGAVLLKFLCLVVLSATALAHKKVTKGVTYDGRSLIINGRRELLFSGSVHYPRSTPETWPQIIAKAKHGGLNVIQTYVFWNVHEPVQGQFNFVGRNDLVKFIKTVWQQGLYVTLRIGPFIEAEWNFGGFPYWLKEVENITFRTDNPPFKYHMEKFTKMIVNMMKREKLYASQGGPIILSQIENEYNMIELAFKEKGKSYVQWAGNMAVGLKTGVPWVMCKQNDAPDPVVSLLSSPSFLQGTNNQRVLWPKNVFFPFFFVSVKINSCNGRNCGDTFVGPNRPNKPVLWTENWTAQYRVFGDPPSQRSAEDLAFSVARFFSKNGTLVNYYMYHGGTNFGRTASSFVTTRYYDEAPLDEYGFQKEPKWGHLRDLHSALRLCRKALLWGLPTVHTMGKDLEALVYEKPGTSVCAAFLTNNDTRVAATATFRGVEFYLPSRSISILPDCKTLVFNTQRITSQHNARGYHPVKESHRDREWKMHQEKIPRISDTYIRSMAPLELMNLTKDRTDYLWYTTSLELERGDLPMRHDISPVIEVASLGHVMHAFINNIYVGSGHGDKIEKSFAFKKAINLKAGTNRISLLGMTVGLPDSGVYLEHRMAGVHSVIIKGLNTGTLDLSTNEWGHKAGVAGESLRIYKQHGSHRVGWSNSKGSEGKPLTWYKRYFDAPHGNEPVALDLSSMGKGQAWVNGENIGRYWVSYLSPLGKPSQSM
- the LOC131249410 gene encoding beta-galactosidase 11-like isoform X3 translates to MLRSRCGAVLLKFLCLVVLSATALAHKKVTKGVTYDGRSLIINGRRELLFSGSVHYPRSTPETWPQIIAKAKHGGLNVIQTYVFWNVHEPVQGQFNFVGRNDLVKFIKTVWQQGLYVTLRIGPFIEAEWNFGGFPYWLKEVENITFRTDNPPFKYHMEKFTKMIVNMMKREKLYASQGGPIILSQIENEYNMIELAFKEKGKSYVQWAGNMAVGLKTGVPWVMCKQNDAPDPVINSCNGRNCGDTFVGPNRPNKPVLWTENWTAQYRVFGDPPSQRSAEDLAFSVARFFSKNGTLVNYYMYHGGTNFGRTASSFVTTRYYDEAPLDEYGFQKEPKWGHLRDLHSALRLCRKALLWGLPTVHTMGKDLEALVYEKPGTSVCAAFLTNNDTRVAATATFRGVEFYLPSRSISILPDCKTLVFNTQRITSQHNARGYHPVKESHRDREWKMHQEKIPRISDTYIRSMAPLELMNLTKDRTDYLWYTTSLELERGDLPMRHDISPVIEVASLGHVMHAFINNIYVGSGHGDKIEKSFAFKKAINLKAGTNRISLLGMTVGLPDSGVYLEHRMAGVHSVIIKGLNTGTLDLSTNEWGHKAGVAGESLRIYKQHGSHRVGWSNSKGSEGKPLTWYKRYFDAPHGNEPVALDLSSMGKGQAWVNGENIGRYWVSYLSPLGKPSQSMYHVPRAFLKPIGNLLVLFEETGGNPEQITIVTINRDTICSYISEFHTPHVKSWERKHGKIKAVAEMMKPHAHLKCPNHKIIKSIQFASFGDPLGICGNYTMGTCNYPGTKSVVEKACLGKTSCTIPVMHDTFGGHTCSGISKTLAVQARCGRKKN
- the LOC131249410 gene encoding beta-galactosidase 11-like isoform X6, with translation MLRSRCGAVLLKFLCLVVLSATALAHKKVTKGVTYDGRSLIINGRRELLFSGSVHYPRSTPETWPQIIAKAKHGGLNVIQTYVFWNVHEPVQGQFNFVGRNDLVKFIKTVWQQGLYVTLRIGPFIEAEWNFGGFPYWLKEVENITFRTDNPPFKYHMEKFTKMIVNMMKREKLYASQGGPIILSQIENEYNMIELAFKEKGKSYVQWAGNMAVGLKTGVPWVMCKQNDAPDPVVSLLSSPSFLQGTNNQRVLWPKNVFFPFFFVSVKINSCNGRNCGDTFVGPNRPNKPVLWTENWTAQYRVFGDPPSQRSAEDLAFSVARFFSKNGTLVNYYMYHGGTNFGRTASSFVTTRYYDEAPLDEYGFQKEPKWGHLRDLHSALRLCRKALLWGLPTVHTMGKDLEALVYEKPGTSVCAAFLTNNDTRVAATATFRGVEFYLPSRSISILPDCKTLVFNTQRITSQHNARGYHPVKESHRDREWKMHQEKIPRISDTYIRSMAPLELMNLTKDRTDYLWYTTSLELERGDLPMRHDISPVIEVASLGHVMHAFINNIYVGSGHGDKIEKSFAFKKAINLKAGTNRISLLGMTVGLPDSGVYLEHRMAGVHSVIIKGLNTGTLDLSTNEWGHKAGVAGESLRIYKQHGSHRVGWSNSKGSEGKPLTWYKVSRPESIPEANRKPSCSL